A region of Pongo pygmaeus isolate AG05252 chromosome 15, NHGRI_mPonPyg2-v2.0_pri, whole genome shotgun sequence DNA encodes the following proteins:
- the PROX2 gene encoding prospero homeobox protein 2 isoform X2, translating to MDPNSILLSPQPQICSHLAEACMEGERSSSPPELDRDSPFPWSQVPSSSPTDPEWFGDEHIQAKRARVETIIRGMCLSPNPLVPGNAQAGVSPRCPEKARERKRKQSLPTQQGLLMPDPARDQGNRKGGPRVREQLHLLKQQLRHLQEHILQAAKPRDTAQGPGGCGMGKGPLSAKQGNGCGPRPWVVDGDHQQGSSKDLPGAEKHQESEKPRFLPSGAPASLEILRKELTRAVSQAVDSVLRKFNRCITSQMIKWFSNFREFYYIQMEKSARQAISDGVTNPKMLVVLRNSELFRALNMHYNKGNDFEVPDCFLEIASLTLQEFFRAVSAGRDSDPSWKKPIYKIISKLDSDIPEIFKSSSYPQ from the exons ATGGATCCAAACTCCATCTTGCTTTCTCCTCAGCCCCAGATCTGCTCCCACCTAGCAGAAGCTTGTATGGAAGGTGAAAGAAGCTCATCCCCTCCAGAGCTGGATAGAGACTCCCCGTTTCCCTGGAGTCAGGTCCCCAGCTCCAGCCCTACAGACCCCGAATGGTTTGGTGATGAGCACATCCAGGCGAAGAGGGCCAGAGTGGAGACCATCATCCGAGGCATGTGTCTCTCCCCGAATCCTCTGGTGCCAGGCAATGCGCAAGCTGGGGTCAGCCCACGCTGCCCAGAGAAGGCccgagagaggaagaggaagcagagccTTCCCACACAGCAAGGCCTCCTGATGCCAGACCCTGCCCGGGACCAGGGCAACAGGAAGGGGGGCCCTCGTGTGAGAGAACAACTTCACCTGTTGAAGCAACAGCTAAGACATCTGCAAGAGCACATCCTACAGGCTGCCAAGCCCAGGGACACAGCTCAGGGGCcaggaggctgtggcatgggGAAAGGACCTCTGAGTGCAAAGCAGGGGAATGGCTGTGGGCCTCGCCCCTGGGTTGTGGACGGTGACCACCAGCAAGGTTCCAGCAAGGACCTCCCTGGGGCAGAAAAACACCAAGAGTCTGAGAAGCCCAGGTTCCTTCCTTCTGGAGCACCAGCTTCGCTGGAGATTCTGAGGAAAGAGCTGACCAGGGCAGTGTCCCAGGCTGTGGACTCAGTATTACGAAAG TTCAACCGCTGCATTACCTCCCAGATGATCAAGTGGTTCAGCAACTTTCGTGAGTTTTATTACATCCAAATGGAAAAATCTGCCCGGCAAGCAATTTCAGATGGTGTCACAAATCCCAAAATGCTGGTGGTTCTCCGCAATTCAGAACTTTTTCGAGCTCTCAATATGCACTATAACAAGGGAAATGACTTTGAG GTTCCAGATTGCTTCTTGGAAATTGCCAGCTTGACGTTACAGGAGTTCTTCAGGGCTGTCTCCGCAGGGAGAGACTCAGATCCTTCCTGGAAGAAacccatttataaaattatttcgaAACTGGACAGTGACATCCCAGAGATATTCAAATCTTCCAGCTATCCCCAGTAG
- the PROX2 gene encoding prospero homeobox protein 2 isoform X1, with the protein MDPNSILLSPQPQICSHLAEACMEGERSSSPPELDRDSPFPWSQVPSSSPTDPEWFGDEHIQAKRARVETIIRGMCLSPNPLVPGNAQAGVSPRCPEKARERKRKQSLPTQQGLLMPDPARDQGNRKGGPRVREQLHLLKQQLRHLQEHILQAAKPRDTAQGPGGCGMGKGPLSAKQGNGCGPRPWVVDGDHQQGSSKDLPGAEKHQESEKPRFLPSGAPASLEILRKELTRAVSQAVDSVLRKVLLDPPGCLTQLGRSFQGQVPEGRSEPSPPVGGACKDPLALAALPRRVQLQAGVPVGNLSLAKRLDSPRYPIPPRMIPKPCQDPPANCPLTAPSHIQENQTLSQLLGHGCNNGHWSSSPPQDSSSQRHPSSEPALRPWRTTKPQPLVLSQQQCPPPFTSAHLESLPLLPLVKMEQRGLHAVTEALPFSSLHIQEGLNPGHLKKAKLMFFFTRYPSSNLLKAYFPDVQFNRCITSQMIKWFSNFREFYYIQMEKSARQAISDGVTNPKMLVVLRNSELFRALNMHYNKGNDFEVPDCFLEIASLTLQEFFRAVSAGRDSDPSWKKPIYKIISKLDSDIPEIFKSSSYPQ; encoded by the exons ATGGATCCAAACTCCATCTTGCTTTCTCCTCAGCCCCAGATCTGCTCCCACCTAGCAGAAGCTTGTATGGAAGGTGAAAGAAGCTCATCCCCTCCAGAGCTGGATAGAGACTCCCCGTTTCCCTGGAGTCAGGTCCCCAGCTCCAGCCCTACAGACCCCGAATGGTTTGGTGATGAGCACATCCAGGCGAAGAGGGCCAGAGTGGAGACCATCATCCGAGGCATGTGTCTCTCCCCGAATCCTCTGGTGCCAGGCAATGCGCAAGCTGGGGTCAGCCCACGCTGCCCAGAGAAGGCccgagagaggaagaggaagcagagccTTCCCACACAGCAAGGCCTCCTGATGCCAGACCCTGCCCGGGACCAGGGCAACAGGAAGGGGGGCCCTCGTGTGAGAGAACAACTTCACCTGTTGAAGCAACAGCTAAGACATCTGCAAGAGCACATCCTACAGGCTGCCAAGCCCAGGGACACAGCTCAGGGGCcaggaggctgtggcatgggGAAAGGACCTCTGAGTGCAAAGCAGGGGAATGGCTGTGGGCCTCGCCCCTGGGTTGTGGACGGTGACCACCAGCAAGGTTCCAGCAAGGACCTCCCTGGGGCAGAAAAACACCAAGAGTCTGAGAAGCCCAGGTTCCTTCCTTCTGGAGCACCAGCTTCGCTGGAGATTCTGAGGAAAGAGCTGACCAGGGCAGTGTCCCAGGCTGTGGACTCAGTATTACGAAAGGTACTATTGGATCCACCAGGCTGCCTGACTCAGCTGGGCAGAAGCTTCCAGGGGCAGGTGCCAGAGGGTAGAAGCGAGCCCTCACCTCCTGTGGGAGGGGCCTGTAAAGATCCACTTGCTTTGGCTGCCTTGCCCAGGAGGGTCCAGCTACAAGCTGGGGTCCCAGTAGGAAACTTATCACTGGCCAAGCGTCTAGATTCTCCTAGGTACCCTATCCCTCCAAGAATGATCCCCAAACCCTGTCAGGATCCCCCAGCAAACTGTCCCTTGACTGCACCTTCCCACATCCAGGAAAATCAGACTCTTAGCCAGCTACTGGGTCATGGATGCAACAATGGCCACTGGAGTAGCAGTCCTCCCCAGGACTCATCTTCCCAGAGGCACCCCTCCTCAGAGCCTGCCCTACGACCTTGGAGAACTACTAAACCGCAACCATTGGTCCTGAGCCAGCAGCAGTGTCCCCCGCCTTTCACCTCTGCCCATCTGGAAAGTCTACCCCTTCTTCCCTTGGTGAAGATGGAACAGAGAGGCCTGCATGCTGTCACGGAGGCACTGCCTTTCTCTTCG TTGCATATCCAG GAGGGTCTAAACCCTGGTCACTTGAAGAAGGCCAAACTAATGTTTTTCTTCACACGATATCCCAGCTCCAACCTCCTGAAGGCTTATTTTCCTGATGTTCAG TTCAACCGCTGCATTACCTCCCAGATGATCAAGTGGTTCAGCAACTTTCGTGAGTTTTATTACATCCAAATGGAAAAATCTGCCCGGCAAGCAATTTCAGATGGTGTCACAAATCCCAAAATGCTGGTGGTTCTCCGCAATTCAGAACTTTTTCGAGCTCTCAATATGCACTATAACAAGGGAAATGACTTTGAG GTTCCAGATTGCTTCTTGGAAATTGCCAGCTTGACGTTACAGGAGTTCTTCAGGGCTGTCTCCGCAGGGAGAGACTCAGATCCTTCCTGGAAGAAacccatttataaaattatttcgaAACTGGACAGTGACATCCCAGAGATATTCAAATCTTCCAGCTATCCCCAGTAG